A genomic window from Deltaproteobacteria bacterium includes:
- a CDS encoding Hsp20/alpha crystallin family protein, which yields MTEKEMQFRTKQELKGAGEPTKAGLIFIPAVDIFENEEELTVVAEMPGVDQEGLQIDLKDNQILISGEVAELIGSQERIVLKEYETGRYQRQFSLSDAIDQNKIVAHLKNGILRVILPKIEKAKPRRIEVKVE from the coding sequence ATGACTGAAAAAGAGATGCAATTCAGAACCAAGCAGGAACTCAAAGGGGCCGGAGAGCCTACCAAGGCAGGATTGATTTTTATCCCGGCCGTAGATATTTTTGAAAACGAAGAGGAATTGACTGTGGTGGCCGAGATGCCGGGTGTCGATCAAGAGGGATTACAAATTGATTTAAAGGACAACCAGATCTTGATCAGTGGGGAAGTGGCTGAACTCATCGGCTCTCAGGAACGGATCGTGCTCAAAGAGTATGAGACGGGAAGGTATCAACGGCAATTCAGCTTGTCCGATGCCATCGATCAGAATAAAATTGTCGCCCATTTAAAGAATGGGATCTTAAGGGTGATCTTGCCGAAGATTGAAAAGGCCAAACCCCGGAGGATTGAGGTGAAGGTGGAATAA
- the efp gene encoding elongation factor P, whose product MYSTAEFKKGLKIELDGKPFLIVDFQHVKPGKGGAFVRTKLKNMINGRVVDQTFRSGEKVGRPDMEEKEMQYLYREGDNFVFMDNATYEQVYLSREQIGEQVQFLQENINIKLLYYNKEPLGLDLPNFVELTVTQTDPGFKGDTATGGNKPATVETGAVIQVPLFIAEGDRIRVDTRTGSYMERVK is encoded by the coding sequence GAATTGGATGGAAAGCCTTTTCTGATTGTGGATTTCCAACATGTGAAACCAGGAAAAGGCGGAGCATTCGTTCGGACCAAACTTAAAAATATGATCAACGGAAGGGTTGTCGATCAGACTTTTCGGTCCGGTGAAAAAGTAGGGCGTCCGGACATGGAAGAGAAGGAAATGCAATACCTCTACCGGGAAGGCGATAATTTTGTTTTTATGGATAATGCCACCTACGAACAGGTCTATTTATCCAGGGAACAGATAGGAGAACAGGTTCAGTTTCTTCAGGAAAACATCAACATCAAACTCCTCTATTACAATAAGGAACCCCTGGGACTGGATCTGCCTAATTTTGTGGAATTAACGGTAACCCAAACGGATCCCGGTTTCAAAGGGGACACGGCTACCGGGGGGAATAAACCGGCCACCGTGGAAACCGGTGCGGTCATCCAGGTCCCCCTGTTTATTGCAGAGGGAGACCGTATAAGAGTGGATACCCGAACCGGGTCCTATATGGAAAGGGTGAAATAG
- a CDS encoding Hsp20/alpha crystallin family protein — protein sequence MAIWKWGPPPGFGNTFQEVERLHNEMNRLWERVSGARTAPDTRPVFPPVIVSEDDDYYYVRAEMPGVETKQLDLSVVNDQLILRGERKTAREGEKINYHRREREEGIFRRVIALPSRVNNERVEARTRNGILTIKLAKAEEVKPRPVEIQVEP from the coding sequence ATGGCTATTTGGAAATGGGGGCCTCCACCGGGTTTTGGAAATACCTTTCAGGAGGTGGAAAGACTGCATAACGAAATGAATCGCTTATGGGAGAGGGTATCCGGGGCCAGGACCGCCCCGGATACGAGGCCGGTCTTTCCGCCGGTAATCGTCAGTGAGGATGATGACTATTATTATGTGAGGGCTGAAATGCCCGGAGTCGAGACCAAACAATTGGACCTTTCTGTTGTTAACGATCAACTCATTTTAAGAGGCGAACGCAAAACCGCCCGGGAAGGTGAAAAGATCAATTATCATCGGCGGGAAAGAGAAGAAGGGATATTCAGGCGGGTTATTGCCTTACCCTCCAGGGTGAACAACGAACGGGTAGAGGCGCGGACCAGGAATGGGATTTTGACCATCAAATTGGCTAAGGCCGAGGAGGTAAAGCCCAGACCGGTTGAGATTCAGGTAGAGCCATAA